Proteins encoded within one genomic window of Methanothrix harundinacea 6Ac:
- a CDS encoding HVO_0476 family zinc finger protein encodes MQEEIFCPECGEVTEHGTVKLGREHLVRCEACGTVHPHQLERTRLTGLRVIVSATESSSRRTIELPEEELLAVGDEILVDDGIGDVVMVEVTSLELAEGRRAERAKAGEVMTLWTRAVDEVVVKVSVQRRGRTTSFDVPARGDEPFAVGEVRTADGRRYRVEKIRVRDGRSPERALAKEIVRVWGAAL; translated from the coding sequence ATGCAAGAGGAGATCTTCTGCCCCGAATGTGGCGAAGTCACCGAACACGGAACCGTCAAGCTGGGACGGGAGCACCTCGTCAGGTGCGAGGCCTGCGGGACGGTCCACCCCCACCAGCTGGAGAGGACGAGGCTCACAGGCCTCAGGGTGATCGTCAGCGCCACCGAGAGCTCCTCGCGGCGGACGATCGAGCTCCCGGAGGAGGAGCTCCTCGCCGTCGGCGACGAGATCCTGGTGGACGACGGGATCGGAGATGTCGTCATGGTCGAGGTGACCTCCCTGGAGCTGGCGGAGGGGCGGCGGGCGGAGAGGGCGAAGGCGGGGGAGGTGATGACCCTCTGGACGAGGGCGGTGGACGAGGTGGTGGTGAAGGTCTCGGTCCAGAGGCGGGGAAGGACCACATCCTTCGACGTCCCCGCCAGGGGGGACGAGCCCTTCGCCGTCGGCGAGGTGAGGACCGCCGACGGCCGAAGGTACAGGGTCGAGAAGATCAGGGTTCGCGACGGCCGATCTCCGGAGAGGGCCCTCGCCAAGGAGATCGTCCGGGTCTGGGGGGCTGCCCTCTGA
- a CDS encoding protein-L-isoaspartate(D-aspartate) O-methyltransferase, translating to MLRMLRGRVSDRVLEAMEDTPRELFVPNRVRQMAYQDHPLPIGDGQTISAPHMVAIMCDLLDLGEGMRVLDVGTGSGYHAAVMAKLVGPEGHVYSIERVATLVAFARKNLSEAGIENVTVVEGDGSRGLPDHAPFDRINVAATAPKVPEPLQAQLKVGGKLVIPVGTCYQELLLVVRTEEGFEMEQHGGVVFVPLIGDHGFQV from the coding sequence ATGCTGAGGATGCTCCGGGGGAGGGTCAGCGACCGGGTCCTGGAGGCGATGGAAGATACGCCCCGGGAGCTCTTCGTCCCCAATCGGGTGCGGCAGATGGCTTACCAGGACCACCCCCTCCCCATCGGCGACGGCCAGACGATATCCGCCCCCCACATGGTGGCGATCATGTGCGACCTCCTCGACCTCGGAGAGGGGATGAGGGTCCTGGACGTGGGGACCGGCTCCGGCTACCACGCCGCGGTGATGGCGAAGCTGGTGGGGCCCGAAGGCCACGTCTACTCCATCGAGCGGGTGGCAACGCTCGTCGCCTTCGCCCGGAAGAACCTCTCGGAGGCGGGGATCGAGAACGTCACCGTCGTCGAGGGGGATGGGAGCCGCGGCCTCCCCGACCACGCCCCCTTCGACCGGATCAACGTCGCGGCGACGGCGCCGAAGGTCCCCGAGCCCCTCCAGGCCCAGCTGAAGGTGGGGGGAAAGCTCGTCATCCCCGTGGGGACCTGCTACCAGGAGCTCCTCCTGGTCGTCAGGACCGAGGAGGGGTTTGAGATGGAGCAGCACGGCGGCGTCGTCTTCGTCCCCCTGATCGGCGACCACGGCTTTCAGGTCTAG
- the gpmI gene encoding 2,3-bisphosphoglycerate-independent phosphoglycerate mutase codes for MKPVTLIIMDGFGESGEVEGNAIAAARTPTIDRLKGSYPFTTIGAAGLDVGLPPGQMGNSEVGHLNLGAGRIVYQDYTRINLAIEDGTFFANPNLAEAVDLARDRGGTLHLMGLLSDGGVHSHQAHLFALLRLARDRGLGRVRIHAILDGRDVPPRSALGYFRELEEVMGSFGLGKVATVAGRYYSMDRDRRWERTELAYRAMTSGEGLRADSPAEAVQAAYDRGEDDEFVRPTVIDPDGLVRDGDSLIFFNFRPDRARQITKAFLLPDFCEFDRRKVEVHFVCMTQYQESIGAPIAFPADHLTETLGEVVSRAGLRQLRIAETEKYAHVTFFFNGGREEPSPGEDRLLIPSPKVATYDRKPEMSAFEVTDAVVEKIRGGAYDLIVLNYANSDMVGHTGIFEAAVEAVEAVDDCVGRVVSEVLARGGAVLLTSDHGNAEQMEDRKTGQHHTAHTTNRVPFGLIGGKRPRLREDGILADVAPTVLDLLGLPAPAAMTGRSLIARD; via the coding sequence ATGAAGCCAGTCACCCTCATCATCATGGACGGGTTCGGGGAGAGCGGCGAGGTGGAGGGGAACGCCATCGCCGCCGCGAGGACCCCCACCATCGACCGCCTCAAGGGCTCTTATCCGTTCACCACCATCGGCGCCGCAGGGCTGGACGTGGGCCTCCCCCCCGGCCAGATGGGAAACTCGGAGGTGGGCCACCTCAACCTCGGGGCCGGGAGGATAGTCTACCAGGACTACACCCGGATCAACCTCGCCATCGAGGACGGCACCTTCTTCGCCAACCCCAACCTCGCGGAGGCGGTGGACCTGGCCAGGGATAGGGGGGGGACCCTCCACCTGATGGGCCTCTTATCCGACGGGGGGGTCCACAGCCACCAGGCCCACCTCTTCGCCCTCCTCAGGCTCGCGCGAGATAGGGGGCTCGGGCGGGTCCGGATCCACGCCATCCTCGACGGGAGGGACGTCCCCCCCCGGAGCGCCCTCGGCTACTTCCGGGAGCTGGAGGAGGTGATGGGGTCTTTTGGCCTCGGGAAGGTCGCCACCGTCGCCGGGAGGTACTACTCCATGGACCGGGACCGGAGGTGGGAGAGGACGGAGCTCGCCTACCGGGCGATGACCTCGGGGGAGGGGCTGAGGGCCGATAGCCCCGCTGAGGCGGTCCAGGCCGCCTACGACCGGGGGGAGGACGACGAGTTCGTCAGGCCGACGGTCATCGATCCCGACGGCCTGGTCAGAGACGGCGACTCCCTCATCTTCTTCAACTTCAGGCCCGACCGGGCCCGCCAGATCACCAAGGCCTTCCTCCTCCCCGACTTCTGCGAGTTCGATCGGAGGAAGGTCGAGGTCCACTTCGTCTGCATGACCCAGTACCAGGAGTCGATCGGGGCTCCGATCGCCTTCCCCGCCGACCACCTCACCGAGACCCTGGGAGAGGTGGTGAGCAGGGCAGGCCTCCGACAGCTCCGGATCGCCGAGACGGAGAAGTACGCCCACGTCACCTTCTTCTTCAACGGCGGCCGGGAGGAGCCGAGCCCCGGGGAGGATAGGCTCCTGATACCGTCGCCGAAGGTCGCCACCTACGACAGAAAGCCGGAGATGTCCGCCTTCGAGGTGACGGACGCCGTCGTCGAGAAGATCCGGGGAGGGGCCTACGACCTCATCGTCCTCAACTACGCCAACTCCGACATGGTAGGCCACACCGGGATCTTCGAGGCGGCGGTGGAGGCGGTGGAGGCGGTCGACGACTGCGTCGGACGGGTCGTCTCGGAGGTCCTCGCCCGGGGCGGAGCCGTCCTCCTGACGTCGGACCACGGGAACGCCGAGCAGATGGAGGACAGAAAGACCGGCCAGCACCACACCGCCCACACCACCAACCGCGTCCCCTTCGGCCTCATCGGAGGCAAAAGGCCGAGGCTCCGGGAAGACGGGATCCTCGCCGACGTCGCCCCCACCGTCCTCGACCTTCTCGGCCTCCCCGCCCCCGCCGCCATGACCGGGAGGTCTCTGATCGCCAGAGATTAA
- a CDS encoding VIT1/CCC1 transporter family protein, whose product MDSCWKRFRTYLQVSQAFKIARRLFVMNAFDGILTLMGVVIGAHFSGLSNPEVVIKAGIGGIIALGISGMSSAYLAERAERRRDLRKLESAMLKDLKRSQFARASEFATVVVALVNGISPALGGMILVIPYFFVPAIDMEAAFRASLALGLLCLFVLGIFLARISSERMIVSGVRMILVGLLTIAIVSLVSAPGAI is encoded by the coding sequence ATGGATTCGTGCTGGAAACGGTTCCGGACCTACCTTCAGGTCAGCCAGGCCTTCAAGATAGCAAGAAGGCTCTTCGTCATGAACGCCTTCGACGGGATCCTCACCCTGATGGGGGTCGTCATCGGAGCCCACTTCTCGGGGCTCTCAAACCCCGAGGTGGTCATCAAGGCGGGGATTGGGGGGATCATAGCTCTCGGGATCTCGGGGATGAGCAGCGCCTACCTGGCGGAGAGGGCCGAGAGGAGGAGGGACCTGAGGAAGCTCGAGAGCGCCATGCTCAAAGACCTGAAGAGGAGCCAGTTCGCCAGGGCCTCGGAGTTCGCCACCGTCGTCGTCGCCCTGGTGAACGGGATCAGCCCCGCCCTGGGGGGGATGATCCTAGTCATCCCCTACTTCTTCGTCCCGGCGATCGATATGGAGGCTGCCTTCCGGGCGTCCCTCGCCCTCGGCCTCCTCTGCCTCTTCGTCCTGGGGATATTTCTCGCCAGGATCAGCAGCGAGCGGATGATCGTCTCGGGGGTGAGGATGATCCTGGTGGGGCTTCTGACCATCGCCATCGTCAGCCTCGTATCGGCGCCGGGGGCGATCTAG
- a CDS encoding M20 family metallopeptidase — protein sequence MYGGMGFETDTFLEITLQLPEWHEVDLGPRRLDLIIREGGILDCHIRNLQRGRYGPGRAEFLEKVLLPRLEEKCSRLLEGVAPEWRGLRRGEVGEAFNRARARIKCLRFMELYRCLEAGTPEMLEDLRDLVGFETVTPPGREYPEIVDHLIPIFRDLGFEAEKVVVPPEVLAGRGEEAIGERSNLWARLDVGAEETMVIYTHLDVVPAGEGWSKDPFALDIRDGRIYGRGVADSKGAVAALIAALRAIEATGRPQRNLLVLLTTDEEGGGYSGLCYFADEGLVKGDVMLCMDSFSDDVIIGSNGIITWEATVRGKAAHSGASFLGENAIEKALPVIEALLDLKGRVEARRSTLRASSELEEHGVDFVRPMLNVTVIRGGIKENIVPDRCVLRGDRRVIPEERMEEAAAELEREMAALPVDLEWRSWMGYPPMRIDPDHPWVAEVRRALEGASGRSPRLAGAQYSLDQAYVAEVTGIPTCVYGVGRQTDSNPHGPDENVTLEDLSIYARFLAALISGWGAGAEEGGVDKERGERKEGSD from the coding sequence TTGTACGGCGGGATGGGGTTTGAGACCGACACCTTCCTCGAGATCACCCTCCAGCTTCCGGAGTGGCACGAGGTCGACCTCGGCCCGAGGAGGCTGGATCTGATCATCCGGGAGGGGGGGATCCTGGACTGCCATATCAGGAACCTCCAGCGGGGGAGGTACGGGCCGGGGCGGGCCGAATTTCTGGAAAAGGTCCTCCTCCCCCGGCTCGAGGAGAAGTGCTCTCGCCTTCTGGAGGGGGTCGCCCCGGAATGGAGGGGGCTCCGGCGAGGGGAGGTCGGAGAAGCCTTTAATAGGGCCCGGGCCAGGATAAAATGCTTGAGATTCATGGAGCTTTACCGATGCCTCGAGGCGGGGACCCCCGAGATGCTGGAGGACCTCAGGGACCTGGTGGGCTTTGAGACCGTCACCCCTCCGGGAAGAGAGTACCCCGAGATCGTCGACCACCTGATCCCCATCTTCAGGGACCTCGGCTTTGAGGCGGAGAAGGTGGTGGTTCCCCCGGAGGTCCTCGCGGGGCGGGGGGAGGAGGCGATTGGCGAGCGGTCGAACCTCTGGGCCCGGCTGGACGTCGGGGCGGAGGAGACCATGGTGATCTACACCCACCTCGACGTCGTCCCCGCCGGGGAGGGGTGGTCCAAAGACCCCTTCGCCCTGGATATCCGGGACGGGAGGATATACGGCCGGGGGGTCGCCGACTCCAAGGGGGCGGTGGCCGCCCTCATCGCCGCCCTCCGGGCCATCGAAGCCACCGGCCGCCCCCAGCGGAACCTCCTCGTCCTCCTCACCACCGACGAGGAGGGGGGAGGGTACTCCGGCCTCTGCTACTTCGCCGACGAGGGGCTGGTGAAAGGAGACGTCATGCTCTGCATGGACAGCTTCTCCGACGACGTCATCATCGGGTCGAACGGGATCATCACCTGGGAGGCGACGGTCCGGGGGAAGGCCGCCCACTCCGGGGCGAGCTTCCTCGGGGAGAACGCCATCGAGAAGGCCCTCCCGGTGATCGAGGCCCTCCTCGACCTGAAGGGGAGGGTCGAGGCGAGGAGGTCCACCTTGCGGGCCAGCTCGGAGCTGGAGGAACACGGGGTCGATTTCGTCCGGCCGATGCTGAACGTCACCGTCATCCGCGGCGGGATCAAGGAGAACATCGTCCCCGACCGGTGCGTCCTCCGGGGCGACCGGCGGGTGATACCCGAGGAGAGGATGGAGGAGGCGGCCGCGGAGCTGGAGAGGGAGATGGCGGCCCTTCCCGTCGACCTGGAATGGCGGTCGTGGATGGGGTACCCCCCCATGAGGATCGACCCCGACCACCCCTGGGTCGCTGAGGTGAGGAGAGCTCTGGAGGGGGCCTCGGGGAGGAGCCCCCGCCTCGCGGGAGCCCAGTACAGCCTCGACCAGGCCTACGTGGCGGAGGTGACGGGGATCCCCACCTGCGTCTACGGCGTCGGCCGCCAGACCGACTCAAACCCCCACGGACCCGACGAGAACGTCACCCTGGAGGACCTCTCGATCTACGCCCGGTTCCTGGCCGCCCTCATCTCGGGGTGGGGGGCCGGGGCGGAGGAGGGTGGGGTGGATAAGGAGCGGGGAGAGAGGAAGGAGGGGTCGGATTGA
- the mobB gene encoding molybdopterin-guanine dinucleotide biosynthesis protein B: MKVISVVGTKKSGKTTLVEAMVRALRGRGRVGTIKNMPGHPVEDRGDTRRHFEAGADVVVGVGSERILFKVSRGGGLEEALEELRASGVEFAIVEGFKTSGLPKIVLGGIEVDNLLRRVDASPPFDEGLIEELIGLLILQPES, encoded by the coding sequence TTGAAGGTCATCTCGGTGGTGGGCACCAAGAAGTCCGGCAAGACCACCCTGGTGGAGGCGATGGTCCGGGCCCTCCGGGGAAGGGGCCGGGTCGGGACGATAAAGAACATGCCCGGCCACCCCGTCGAGGACAGGGGCGACACCAGGCGCCACTTCGAGGCGGGGGCCGACGTCGTCGTCGGCGTCGGAAGCGAAAGGATCCTCTTCAAGGTCTCGAGAGGGGGAGGGCTGGAGGAGGCCCTGGAGGAGCTGCGGGCTAGCGGGGTGGAGTTCGCCATCGTCGAGGGGTTCAAGACCTCCGGCCTTCCCAAGATCGTCCTCGGCGGGATCGAGGTTGATAACCTCCTCCGAAGGGTCGACGCCTCTCCCCCCTTCGACGAGGGGCTGATAGAGGAGCTGATCGGCCTATTGATCCTGCAGCCCGAGAGCTGA
- a CDS encoding radical SAM protein: MDLLTKARLISWGRIEMPEVFRPEGPVSTAGPGAGERNVFFRSGGRRVRLSAEEGSPLKLVELEGEEVAILFKGREIARGVLERPLLHCPRQAYITVSERCIYDCKFCAVPKLSGGVKPKERVVEMVAQALDSGELEAISLTSGVERTPEEEVARVAEIVRALRRFDLPIGVSVTPARGSSKALQEAGADEIKYNVECLDPVLFGRVCPGASLDKIKAALADAAARFGRNRVFSNVIVGLGESEPSLREGIEELAEMGVLPVIRAVYPHPLRVGEVEMVRPSPERLLDLSRHLRRALDEHRLRGDAAETGCYRCTGCDLIPHRDL; the protein is encoded by the coding sequence ATGGATCTACTGACCAAGGCCCGCCTCATCTCCTGGGGCAGGATAGAGATGCCGGAGGTCTTCCGCCCCGAGGGGCCGGTCTCGACGGCGGGACCCGGCGCCGGGGAGAGGAACGTCTTCTTCCGGTCCGGCGGGCGGAGGGTGCGCCTCTCCGCCGAGGAGGGCTCCCCCCTGAAGCTGGTGGAGCTGGAGGGGGAGGAGGTGGCTATCCTCTTCAAGGGCAGAGAGATCGCCCGGGGCGTCCTGGAGAGGCCCCTCCTCCACTGCCCCCGGCAGGCCTACATCACCGTCAGCGAGAGGTGCATCTACGACTGCAAGTTCTGCGCCGTCCCGAAGCTCTCCGGGGGGGTGAAGCCGAAGGAGAGGGTGGTGGAGATGGTGGCGCAGGCCCTCGATTCGGGGGAGCTGGAGGCGATATCCCTCACCAGCGGCGTCGAGCGGACCCCCGAAGAGGAGGTGGCGAGGGTCGCCGAGATCGTCCGCGCCCTCCGCAGGTTCGACCTGCCCATCGGGGTCTCCGTCACCCCCGCCAGAGGGTCCAGCAAGGCTCTCCAGGAGGCGGGGGCGGACGAGATCAAGTACAACGTCGAGTGCCTCGACCCGGTCCTCTTCGGAAGGGTCTGCCCCGGGGCCTCCCTCGACAAGATCAAGGCGGCCCTCGCCGACGCCGCAGCCCGGTTCGGGAGAAACAGGGTCTTCTCCAACGTCATCGTCGGCCTCGGCGAATCGGAGCCCTCCCTCCGGGAGGGGATCGAGGAGCTCGCCGAGATGGGGGTCCTCCCGGTGATCAGGGCCGTCTACCCCCATCCCCTGAGGGTCGGGGAGGTCGAGATGGTCAGGCCTTCTCCGGAGAGGCTCCTCGACCTCTCCCGCCACCTCCGGCGGGCCCTCGACGAGCACCGCCTCCGCGGCGACGCCGCCGAGACGGGGTGCTATCGGTGCACCGGCTGCGACCTGATCCCCCACCGGGACCTCTGA